The proteins below come from a single Propionispora hippei DSM 15287 genomic window:
- a CDS encoding helix-turn-helix domain-containing protein, translating into MISYKPFQKMLIDKNLKKQEVLKLAGISNATMAKLNTNEYVSLEIIDKICAALNCQPGELLEYIPEKQD; encoded by the coding sequence ATGATTAGTTATAAACCATTTCAGAAGATGCTTATTGATAAAAATCTTAAGAAACAGGAAGTACTAAAACTAGCAGGAATCTCAAACGCTACTATGGCAAAACTTAATACCAATGAATACGTATCTTTAGAAATCATCGATAAAATTTGCGCTGCCCTGAACTGTCAGCCCGGCGAACTTTTGGAATACATTCCCGAGAAACAGGACTAA